A portion of the Hoylesella buccalis ATCC 35310 genome contains these proteins:
- a CDS encoding alpha-L-fucosidase has product MNTRMLLLAITLAGSMTVHAKDNDQAPAPVMPIPTEHQVRWQQMETYAFVHFGLNTFNDREWGYGDCKLETFNPTRLDCEQWAQTFVKAGLKGVIITAKHHDGFCLWPTNYTDYSIRNTSYKDGKGDVVGELAAACKKYGLKFGVYLSPWDRHQAFYGTPFYVDYFYHQLRELFTRYGDIFEIWFDGANGGDGWYGGAKDTRTIDRRTYYQYPRAYKMINELQPQCIVFSDGGPGCRWVGNERGYAHATNWSFLRRGEVFPGYEKYYELQQGHADGNQWVPAECDVSIRPGWFYHEREDNKVKSVDHLTDLYYRSVGHNANLLINFPVNKEGRIHPTDSANIVAMHQRVTTELEHNLLRGARIKASDERGRRFGVKALTDNRFDTYWATHDSVRCATLSISFPRATQLNRLLLQEYIPLGQRVKSFTVEYLSGKQWLPIRLNEETTTIGYKRLLRFKPITTRQLRIRFNDARGCICISEIAAYHAPNAQESFELKEADLKGYAYTRVPGTAENEVLMDLGQSRTVSALHYQPVQKGIATHYEILVGDDPSQLRTLTTGEFSNIRNNPIRQDVYLTPTPARYIMLRALRTVDGSKRLLFDKLVVR; this is encoded by the coding sequence ATGAACACAAGGATGCTCCTACTGGCCATAACGCTGGCCGGCAGTATGACAGTACATGCAAAGGACAACGACCAGGCACCCGCACCGGTGATGCCCATCCCCACCGAGCATCAGGTGAGGTGGCAACAGATGGAGACATACGCGTTCGTACACTTCGGTCTGAACACCTTCAACGACCGCGAATGGGGTTACGGCGACTGCAAATTGGAAACGTTCAACCCCACCAGGCTCGACTGCGAGCAATGGGCGCAAACCTTCGTCAAGGCAGGTCTGAAGGGTGTCATCATCACCGCCAAACATCACGATGGCTTCTGCCTGTGGCCCACCAACTACACCGACTACAGCATACGCAACACGTCTTACAAGGATGGCAAGGGCGACGTGGTGGGCGAACTGGCCGCGGCATGCAAGAAATACGGACTGAAGTTTGGCGTGTACCTCTCACCCTGGGACAGACACCAGGCTTTCTACGGCACACCGTTCTATGTAGACTACTTCTACCACCAGCTGCGTGAGCTGTTCACACGCTACGGCGACATCTTCGAGATTTGGTTCGATGGAGCCAACGGCGGCGACGGATGGTATGGCGGTGCCAAGGACACGCGGACCATTGACCGCCGCACCTACTACCAATACCCTCGCGCCTACAAGATGATCAACGAGCTGCAACCGCAGTGCATCGTGTTCTCAGATGGCGGACCGGGCTGTCGGTGGGTGGGCAACGAGCGGGGATATGCGCATGCCACCAACTGGTCGTTCTTGCGCCGGGGCGAGGTATTCCCTGGTTATGAGAAATATTACGAGCTGCAACAGGGACATGCCGATGGCAACCAATGGGTGCCGGCAGAGTGCGACGTGTCCATCCGACCGGGCTGGTTCTACCATGAGCGCGAGGATAACAAGGTGAAATCGGTGGACCATCTCACCGATCTGTATTATCGCAGCGTGGGACACAACGCCAACTTACTCATCAACTTCCCCGTCAACAAAGAGGGGCGCATTCATCCCACCGACTCTGCCAACATCGTGGCCATGCACCAGCGCGTGACGACTGAGCTGGAACACAACCTCCTGCGGGGCGCACGCATCAAAGCGTCTGACGAGCGAGGAAGACGGTTTGGCGTGAAAGCCCTCACCGACAACCGCTTTGACACCTATTGGGCCACCCATGACAGTGTGCGCTGTGCCACGCTCAGCATCAGCTTCCCCCGTGCCACACAGCTCAACCGCCTACTACTGCAAGAGTACATCCCGTTGGGACAGCGCGTCAAGAGCTTCACCGTGGAGTATCTCTCGGGCAAGCAGTGGCTGCCCATCCGGCTCAATGAAGAGACCACCACCATTGGCTACAAACGACTGCTGCGCTTCAAGCCCATCACCACTCGGCAGCTGCGCATCCGCTTTAATGATGCGCGGGGATGCATCTGCATCAGTGAGATAGCCGCTTATCATGCTCCCAACGCGCAAGAAAGTTTCGAACTGAAGGAAGCCGACCTGAAGGGTTATGCGTATACCCGGGTACCCGGCACGGCAGAGAATGAGGTATTGATGGATTTGGGACAGAGCCGCACCGTGAGCGCGCTGCATTACCAGCCGGTACAAAAGGGCATCGCAACCCATTACGAGATACTCGTTGGCGACGACCCTTCACAGCTTCGAACTCTCACCACGGGCGAATTCTCAAACATCCGCAACAACCCTATCCGCCAGGATGTATACCTCACCCCCACCCCCGCCCGCTACATCATGCTGCGTGCTCTGCGAACGGTAGACGGCAGCAAGCGCCTACTGTTCGACAAGCTGGTGGTGAGATAG
- a CDS encoding beta-class carbonic anhydrase yields the protein MIDDILTFNKQFVAEKEYEKYITTGQPDRKLAVLSCMDTRLTELLPKAMGLKNGDAKFIKVAGGTMLSPYDTVMRSLLVAIYELGCEEVMVIHHTNCGLCNMHANHFIELMQQRGIKEEALAEASKYTDLERYLGGFPDIEEDVRLTVTAIRRHPLIPRSVIVRGFIIDSETGQLTEIEKY from the coding sequence ATGATTGACGACATTCTGACCTTCAACAAACAATTCGTAGCCGAGAAAGAATACGAGAAGTATATCACAACGGGACAACCCGACCGCAAGCTGGCCGTACTGAGCTGCATGGACACGCGCCTGACCGAATTGCTGCCAAAGGCGATGGGGCTGAAAAACGGTGACGCCAAGTTCATCAAGGTGGCCGGCGGCACGATGCTCTCGCCCTACGACACGGTGATGCGCTCACTGCTGGTGGCCATCTACGAACTCGGCTGCGAAGAGGTGATGGTGATTCACCACACCAACTGCGGTCTGTGCAACATGCACGCCAACCATTTCATCGAGCTCATGCAGCAGCGCGGCATCAAAGAGGAGGCGCTGGCCGAGGCATCCAAGTACACCGATCTGGAGAGGTACCTCGGTGGCTTTCCAGACATCGAAGAAGACGTACGCCTCACGGTGACAGCCATCAGGCGTCATCCCTTGATTCCGCGCAGCGTCATAGTACGCGGCTTCATCATTGATTCGGAAACCGGACAGCTCACGGAGATAGAGAAGTACTAA
- the lipA gene encoding lipoyl synthase translates to MDKTQRKPILRKPRWLYTRIEGGEKYGMVEDTIAQNGLHTICSSGKCPNRGHCWKHGTATFMILGDRCTRACRFCATMTGHPLPPDGTEPIKIARSVKAMGLKHAVITSVDRDDLPDKGAAHWAETIREVRRLCPNTIIEILIPDYRGRELQTVLDAQPDIVGHNLETVERLTPSVRSRATYRNSMAVLQEIATAGFIAKTGIMVGLGEQPDEVTQLLRDAREAGCRMLTIGQYLQPSSAQLDVVEYVHPDTFALYKQQALELGFDHVESGPLVRSSYMAEQSFVSMMVKSNDTHSDATKAPANRQA, encoded by the coding sequence ATGGACAAAACACAACGAAAACCTATATTAAGGAAGCCTCGCTGGCTGTACACCCGGATAGAGGGTGGCGAGAAATACGGCATGGTGGAAGACACCATCGCACAAAACGGACTGCACACCATTTGCAGCAGTGGCAAATGTCCCAACAGGGGACACTGCTGGAAACACGGAACGGCCACTTTCATGATTCTGGGCGACCGCTGCACGCGCGCCTGCCGCTTCTGCGCCACGATGACGGGTCATCCACTGCCGCCCGATGGCACAGAGCCGATAAAGATTGCCCGATCGGTGAAGGCGATGGGACTGAAACATGCCGTGATTACCTCTGTCGACCGTGACGACCTGCCCGACAAGGGGGCAGCTCACTGGGCCGAAACCATCCGGGAGGTGCGCCGCCTGTGTCCCAACACCATCATTGAGATACTCATTCCCGACTACCGGGGCCGAGAGCTTCAAACCGTGCTGGATGCCCAACCCGACATCGTGGGACACAACCTGGAAACGGTTGAACGGCTCACGCCATCTGTCCGCAGTAGGGCCACCTACCGCAACAGTATGGCAGTGCTGCAAGAGATTGCCACGGCTGGATTCATCGCCAAGACGGGCATCATGGTGGGATTGGGCGAACAACCCGACGAGGTGACGCAGTTGCTGCGCGATGCTCGTGAGGCGGGCTGTCGCATGCTGACCATCGGACAGTACCTGCAACCCTCATCCGCCCAGCTTGACGTGGTGGAGTACGTGCATCCCGACACCTTCGCCCTATACAAACAACAGGCATTGGAGTTGGGCTTCGACCATGTGGAGAGTGGTCCGCTGGTGCGTTCGTCGTATATGGCCGAGCAATCGTTCGTGAGCATGATGGTCAAGAGCAACGACACGCACAGCGATGCCACCAAAGCACCTGCAAACAGACAAGCGTGA